Proteins from a single region of Hordeum vulgare subsp. vulgare chromosome 6H, MorexV3_pseudomolecules_assembly, whole genome shotgun sequence:
- the LOC123402463 gene encoding cytochrome P450 76M5-like: protein MESEVWLLCATLAAALLYYLTSAARRGGTGGRPPPGPTPLPVLGNLLVLGGDLHHTLARLARAHGPVMKLKLGLVTTVVVSSRDAAREAFTRYDRQLAARAVPDAANAVGNSGRSMIWLPSSDPLWKTLRGIVASHIFSPRGLAAARGVRERKVRHMVGYFRRHAGEEVDVGEAVYGGVLNLVSRAFFSVDVVDVGGESATGLREVVEDIIAALAKPNVSDIFPFLRPLDLQGWRRWAGARYQKVFGILDGIIDRRLADARASTGEHAHGDFLDSLLELVTAGKIGRDKVTVILFDVFAAGTDTMAITVEWAMAELLRHPRAMAKVRAEMEDVLGGKDTDTLEEPDAASLQYLQAVVKEVMRLHPVAPIMLPHQAVEDGVEIGGFAVPRDSTVIFNVWAIMRDPAAWERPDEFVPERFLGKAADKAVEFRGKDYEFIPFGSGRRLCPGLPMAERVVPFVLASLLHAFEWRLPDGVSADELDVTEKFTTVNTLAVPLRAVPVVVT from the coding sequence ATGGAGAGCGAGGTCTGGCTGCTATGCGCGACCCTCGCCGCCGCGCTCCTCTACTACCTGACCAGCGCAGCCCGCCGCGGGGGCACCGGGGGACGGCCGCCTCCGGGGCCTACGCCGCTCCCGGTCCTCGGCAACCTGCTCGTCCTAGGCGGCGACCTCCACCACACGCTGGCGCGcctcgcacgcgcccacggccCCGTCATGAAGCTCAAGCTGGGCCTGGTCACCACCGTGGTGGTCTCCTCGCGTGACGCCGCGCGGGAGGCCTTCACCCGGTACGACCGCCAACTGGCCGCGCGTGCCGTCCCCGACGCCGCCAACGCGGTCGGCAACTCCGGCCGGTCCATGATCTGGCTGCCCAGCTCCGACCCGCTCTGGAAGACGCTGCGCGGCATCGTGGCCTCGCACATATTCTCGCCGCGTGGCCTCGCCGCCGCACGCGGCGTGCGCGAGCGCAAGGTGCGCCACATGGTGGGCTACTTCCGCCGCCAcgcgggggaggaggtggacGTCGGCGAGGCCGTGTACGGCGGCGTGCTGAACCTCGTGTCCCGCGCCTTCTTCTCCGTCGACGTGGTGGACGTGGGCGGCGAGTCCGCCACCGGGCTGCGGGAGGTCGTGGAGGACATCATCGCCGCGCTCGCCAAGCCCAACGTCTCCGACATCTTCCCTTTCCTCCGGCCGCTCGACCTGCAGGGCTGGCGTCGCTGGGCGGGCGCGCGCTACCAGAAGGTCTTCGGCATACTTGACGGAATTATCGACCGCCGTCTGGCAGATGCCCGGGCGTCCACCGGCGAGCACGCGCACGGCGACTTCCTGGACTCGCTGCTGGAGCTCGTTACCGCAGGCAAGATCGGTCGCGACAAGGTGACGGTCATACTGTTCGACGTGTTCGCGGCCGGGACCGACACGATGGCCATCACCGTGGAGTGGGCGATGGCGGAGCTGCTCCGGCACCCGCGCGCCATGGCCAAGGTGCGGGCGGAGATGGAGGACGTCCTCGGCGGCAAGGACACGGACACCCTCGAGGAGCCCGACGCGGCGAGCCTGCAGTACCTGCAGGCCGTGGTGAAGGAGGTGATGCGGCTGCACCCGGTGGCGCCGATCATGCTGCCGCACCAGGCCGTGGAGGACGGCGTGGAGATCGGCGGCTTCGCCGTGCCCAGGGACTCCACGGTGATCTTCAACGTGTGGGCGATCATGCGGGACCCGGCGGCGTGGGAGAGGCCCGACGAGTTCGTGCCGGAGAGGTTCCTGGGTAAGGCGGCGGATAAGGCGGTGGAGTTCCGGGGCAAGGACTATGAGTTCATCCCGTTCGGGTCCGGCCGGCGGCTGTGCCCCGGCTTGCCGATGGCGGAGCGGGTCGTGCCGTTCGTGCTTGCGTCGCTGCTGCACGCGTTCGAGTGGCGGCTCCCGGACGGCGTGTCGGCCGACGAGCTGGACGTCACCGAGAAGTTCACCACCGTGAACACGCTCGCCGTGCCCCTCAGGGCCGTCCCCGTCGTAGTCACCTAG